One stretch of Fictibacillus sp. b24 DNA includes these proteins:
- the nadA gene encoding quinolinate synthase NadA, translating into MTILKTFSKNKTLPARYSDMTTTEMELRIKEIKKMLGNKLFLPAHHYQKDEVVQFADVTGDSLQLAKISARNKEADFIVFCGVHFMAETADMLSSVNQIVILPDLKAGCSMADMANIHQTERAWDELNKIFGDTILPLTYVNSTAEIKAFCGKNGGATVTSSNAKEMVSWAFEQKERLLFLPDQHLGRNTAFALGIPLQDMAIWDPIKNELIFEGSDIEQIKVILWKGHCSVHEKFTVNQIQDFRQNYSDYKIIVHPECTHEVVSASDLNGSTHYIIETIKHAAPGTKWAVGTEMNLVNRLAQQFSDKKIVSLNPNLCPCLTMNRIDLPHLLWSLENIIDGKLENIIKVDDETKKYAVMALNRMM; encoded by the coding sequence ATGACTATACTCAAAACCTTTTCTAAGAATAAGACATTGCCAGCTCGCTATTCAGATATGACAACAACAGAAATGGAACTCAGGATTAAGGAAATAAAGAAGATGCTAGGAAATAAGCTATTTCTTCCTGCGCATCATTATCAAAAAGATGAAGTGGTACAATTTGCAGATGTTACGGGTGATTCTCTTCAGCTTGCTAAAATTTCAGCTCGGAACAAAGAAGCTGATTTTATCGTTTTCTGTGGTGTTCATTTTATGGCTGAAACAGCTGATATGCTGAGCAGCGTAAATCAGATTGTCATACTTCCTGATTTAAAAGCAGGCTGTTCGATGGCGGACATGGCTAATATTCATCAAACCGAAAGAGCCTGGGACGAACTGAATAAAATTTTTGGTGACACCATTCTTCCACTGACTTATGTGAATTCAACGGCTGAAATTAAAGCGTTTTGCGGTAAGAATGGAGGAGCTACGGTTACTTCTTCCAATGCTAAAGAGATGGTAAGCTGGGCATTTGAACAAAAGGAAAGACTGCTTTTCTTACCTGATCAGCACCTAGGAAGAAATACTGCCTTTGCCCTGGGGATTCCGCTGCAGGATATGGCGATTTGGGATCCGATAAAAAATGAGCTTATCTTTGAAGGATCTGATATCGAGCAAATTAAAGTGATTCTTTGGAAGGGCCATTGTTCAGTTCATGAAAAGTTTACAGTTAATCAAATTCAAGACTTTAGACAAAACTACTCAGATTATAAAATCATCGTTCATCCCGAATGTACGCATGAAGTAGTAAGTGCAAGCGATCTGAACGGTTCAACACATTACATCATTGAAACCATAAAACATGCAGCACCAGGAACAAAATGGGCAGTCGGGACAGAGATGAATTTAGTTAACCGGTTAGCTCAACAGTTTTCAGATAAGAAAATCGTTTCATTAAACCCTAATCTTTGTCCATGTTTAACAATGAATCGCATTGATCTGCCACACTTGCTATGGTCTTTAGAAAATATTATAGATGGTAAGCTGGAGAATATTATTAAAGTGGATGATGAAACAAAAAAATATGCCGTAATGGCATTAAATCGAATGATGTAA
- a CDS encoding LysM peptidoglycan-binding domain-containing protein, with protein MRIHIVQKGDTLDKIAEKYDVPVQELRRANPGFSKTDVIERGEKIKIPIKMPGMKKEQPIVPVKEKPVAPIQEAPKPAPVKPAPMKPAPMKPAPIKQEMKPAPMKPAPMKPAPMKPAPAKMDKKDVPMKKDVPMKKDVAPPMKKDAPMQKDVPMKAHMKAPMKEPMAPLHDKDFAGMMESSNLGHYVPMGYPNQQPNIANQPNIANLPNMANQPNMANMPNMANQPNMANQPDVASKHGLYPGKDGYGPNKHQFLMEESSGMMQNMYGSMPSMFPKPQTYSQMPQGYGMMPPQGFSGMPQLYGGGYPQGGQQAGAGMQQGGSMPFGEYPDSEMDQMPAGEYTPGAQQGMQGMQMGMQQSGDMGMMPMGMSGMPQMGQMSMMPMGMPGMPQMGMMPQGGEMSQMGQMGMMPMGMPGMPQISQMGMMPQGGGMPGMPQMGQMGMMPMGMPGMPQMGQMGMMPQGGGMPGMPQMGQMGMMPQGGGMPGMPQMGQMGMTPQGGGMPVMPQMGQMGMMPQMMPQGQGMVNMPNPYSQAQSRDLQEDFAEENEDDE; from the coding sequence GTGAGAATTCACATTGTGCAAAAAGGGGACACACTTGACAAAATAGCTGAAAAATACGATGTTCCAGTTCAAGAACTAAGAAGAGCAAATCCTGGTTTCTCCAAAACAGATGTAATCGAGCGGGGGGAAAAGATTAAAATCCCGATCAAGATGCCTGGAATGAAAAAAGAGCAGCCTATAGTACCAGTGAAAGAAAAACCGGTAGCACCTATACAGGAGGCTCCAAAACCAGCTCCGGTTAAGCCAGCGCCGATGAAACCAGCACCAATGAAACCGGCACCTATAAAACAAGAAATGAAGCCTGCGCCAATGAAACCGGCACCGATGAAACCAGCGCCGATGAAACCAGCCCCGGCTAAGATGGACAAAAAAGACGTGCCGATGAAAAAAGATGTGCCAATGAAAAAAGATGTTGCACCACCAATGAAAAAAGATGCTCCTATGCAAAAAGATGTACCGATGAAGGCGCATATGAAAGCACCTATGAAGGAACCAATGGCACCCCTTCATGACAAAGATTTTGCCGGAATGATGGAGTCTTCAAACCTAGGCCATTATGTTCCGATGGGTTATCCAAATCAGCAGCCAAACATAGCAAATCAGCCAAATATAGCAAACTTGCCAAACATGGCGAATCAGCCAAATATGGCAAACATGCCAAACATGGCGAATCAGCCAAATATGGCAAACCAGCCTGATGTAGCCAGTAAACATGGGTTGTATCCAGGAAAAGATGGTTATGGACCTAATAAACATCAATTTTTAATGGAAGAGTCCTCAGGTATGATGCAAAATATGTATGGCTCTATGCCGTCGATGTTTCCTAAGCCGCAAACGTATTCTCAGATGCCACAAGGTTATGGTATGATGCCTCCTCAAGGATTTAGTGGTATGCCGCAACTTTACGGTGGAGGGTATCCACAAGGAGGTCAACAAGCGGGTGCTGGAATGCAGCAAGGTGGTTCCATGCCATTCGGTGAATATCCTGATTCAGAAATGGATCAAATGCCAGCTGGAGAATATACACCTGGTGCTCAACAAGGCATGCAAGGAATGCAGATGGGCATGCAGCAATCGGGTGATATGGGTATGATGCCAATGGGTATGTCTGGGATGCCGCAAATGGGCCAAATGAGCATGATGCCGATGGGAATGCCAGGAATGCCACAGATGGGCATGATGCCACAAGGCGGAGAGATGTCTCAAATGGGCCAGATGGGTATGATGCCGATGGGAATGCCAGGAATGCCACAGATCAGCCAGATGGGCATGATGCCACAGGGTGGAGGAATGCCAGGAATGCCGCAAATGGGTCAGATGGGCATGATGCCAATGGGAATGCCAGGAATGCCGCAGATGGGTCAGATGGGTATGATGCCACAGGGTGGAGGAATGCCAGGAATGCCGCAGATGGGTCAGATGGGTATGATGCCACAGGGTGGAGGAATGCCAGGAATGCCGCAGATGGGTCAGATGGGTATGACGCCACAGGGTGGAGGAATGCCAGTAATGCCCCAAATGGGTCAGATGGGTATGATGCCTCAAATGATGCCACAAGGTCAAGGAATGGTTAACATGCCTAACCCATATTCACAAGCTCAGTCTCGTGATCTTCAGGAAGATTTTGCGGAAGAAAACGAAGACGATGAATAG
- a CDS encoding phosphotransferase, translating into MKEMGLEILDFGFFRDNVIWINTRQGKYVLKGFSRSETCKKQLKLSKLYHGQKPRIMGTYTVYPNQKKSMEFGEYIWAIMPFYKGEGLHFGNQSDVSAGMDAISRFHSFSKNIPSSVYDQLSSYSLYKKWSDRFDTFKYHAQSAKWSHQMQPLISDILMWGNWSLKNFDHDAIEALEKKAHKRKEITHGDVAPHNFVINKEKSNKAYLIDFDLFAAVPQAFDWLQYANRILPFWYWSYEKMEEMGNEDFLKMFTKRWFVSCLVFPTDLYREWNRALKYQDQGMIEAVTRFTLRDYSHRKKFVEKIIKKMN; encoded by the coding sequence ATGAAAGAAATGGGTCTTGAAATCCTTGATTTCGGGTTCTTCCGTGATAATGTAATTTGGATTAATACTAGGCAAGGTAAGTATGTTCTAAAGGGTTTCAGCCGATCGGAAACATGCAAAAAACAATTAAAGTTATCTAAACTTTATCATGGTCAAAAACCTAGAATCATGGGAACTTATACCGTTTATCCCAATCAAAAGAAGTCGATGGAGTTTGGAGAATATATATGGGCAATCATGCCTTTTTATAAAGGAGAAGGACTTCATTTCGGCAATCAATCCGATGTAAGTGCAGGAATGGATGCAATCAGTCGTTTTCATTCTTTTTCAAAAAACATTCCTTCCTCTGTTTATGATCAATTATCCTCTTATTCACTTTACAAAAAGTGGAGCGATAGGTTTGATACGTTTAAATATCATGCTCAATCAGCAAAATGGAGTCATCAAATGCAGCCGCTCATTTCTGACATACTAATGTGGGGAAATTGGAGCTTAAAGAATTTTGATCATGATGCAATTGAAGCACTTGAGAAAAAAGCGCATAAAAGAAAAGAAATTACGCATGGAGATGTGGCACCGCATAACTTTGTAATCAATAAAGAAAAATCCAATAAAGCTTATCTGATTGACTTTGATCTGTTTGCGGCCGTTCCTCAAGCTTTTGACTGGCTGCAATACGCGAATCGAATCTTACCATTTTGGTATTGGTCTTATGAAAAAATGGAAGAAATGGGTAACGAGGATTTCTTGAAAATGTTTACAAAAAGATGGTTTGTCAGTTGTTTAGTCTTTCCTACAGATCTTTATAGGGAGTGGAATAGGGCCTTGAAATATCAAGACCAAGGCATGATTGAGGCCGTAACGAGATTTACATTGCGTGATTATTCTCACAGAAAAAAATTTGTTGAGAAAATCATAAAAAAAATGAATTAA
- a CDS encoding YhcN/YlaJ family sporulation lipoprotein, which translates to MNALIKTLTVTILASGLVGCNGVNESQDRNDNDTRPIGYYSNEGDNRGDLDRGSGFISDMADRDVNDHASTYHEDYDGKLAERIANKVNNIRGVDDAHVILEDNNVIVGVDTDESKREELTKKVRETTANLAPNRDVKVVSDQKMVNRIENVDNDLRDGRAYTEVESDVRGISKDIVNAGSDLGNAIKRPFENNR; encoded by the coding sequence TTGAATGCATTGATAAAGACACTTACCGTAACAATTCTTGCTAGTGGTCTTGTAGGCTGTAACGGTGTAAATGAATCACAGGACAGGAATGACAACGATACTCGCCCAATCGGATATTATTCCAATGAGGGAGATAATCGTGGTGATCTTGACCGTGGTAGTGGATTTATTTCTGATATGGCTGACCGAGATGTAAACGATCATGCCTCAACTTACCACGAAGATTATGATGGTAAGCTCGCTGAACGTATCGCCAATAAAGTAAACAATATCCGGGGTGTAGACGATGCTCACGTTATTCTTGAGGATAACAACGTCATTGTAGGAGTAGACACGGATGAGAGTAAAAGGGAAGAACTGACTAAAAAAGTCAGGGAAACCACTGCTAATTTGGCGCCAAATCGTGATGTGAAGGTTGTTTCTGATCAAAAAATGGTGAACCGCATTGAGAATGTTGATAATGACCTGCGTGATGGCCGTGCATACACGGAAGTTGAATCAGATGTACGCGGAATCAGTAAAGACATCGTAAATGCAGGAAGCGATCTTGGAAATGCTATAAAACGTCCTTTCGAAAACAACCGCTAG
- the ruvA gene encoding Holliday junction branch migration protein RuvA — protein sequence MIESISGNVDYITAEYIVLNNNGIGYKVLCPNPFIYKLNEQKTVYTYQYVREDILALYGFKNRKERDLFLKLLNVSGIGPKGALAIVAFGQPEQVVNAIEHEDEKFLTKFPGVGKKTARQMILDLKGKLSIFADVEITEGLFAEVETAGDELDEALEALAVLGYGRKEIQKILPSLKKEKMSANEYVKAALKKLMNA from the coding sequence TTGATAGAAAGTATTTCTGGAAATGTAGATTACATAACAGCAGAATATATAGTATTGAATAATAACGGGATCGGCTATAAAGTGTTATGTCCAAACCCATTTATCTATAAGCTAAACGAACAAAAAACAGTGTATACGTATCAATACGTGCGTGAAGATATTCTTGCATTATACGGTTTTAAAAATCGAAAAGAACGGGATCTGTTTTTAAAGTTATTAAATGTTTCAGGTATTGGGCCTAAAGGAGCACTAGCAATTGTTGCTTTTGGTCAGCCTGAACAAGTAGTGAATGCCATTGAACATGAAGATGAAAAGTTCTTAACGAAATTCCCAGGTGTAGGAAAGAAAACAGCGCGTCAAATGATTCTAGATTTAAAAGGCAAGCTGTCTATCTTTGCTGATGTTGAAATTACAGAGGGTCTTTTTGCTGAAGTTGAAACAGCTGGTGATGAACTTGATGAAGCACTCGAAGCACTGGCTGTTTTAGGATATGGAAGAAAAGAAATCCAAAAGATACTTCCCTCTTTAAAGAAAGAAAAGATGTCTGCTAATGAATATGTTAAAGCAGCATTAAAGAAGTTAATGAATGCATAA
- the ruvB gene encoding Holliday junction branch migration DNA helicase RuvB — protein sequence MEERIVSSEERQDEANIELSLRPEVLDEYIGQTSVKDNLRIFIKAAKLRNEPLDHVLLYGPPGLGKTTLASIIANEMEVNLRTTSGPAIERPGDLAAILTSLEPGDVLFIDEIHRLSRAIEEILYSAMEDFCLDIVIGKGEVARSVRLDLPPFTLIGATTRAGSLSAPLRDRFGVLARLEYYKPDELGEIVRRTGDVFGVKVDDLSAEEIARRSRGTPRIANRLLRRVRDFVQVEGKDTISLPICQKALELLQVDRLGLDHIDHKLLLGIIHTYKGGPVGLETISATIGEESMTIEDVYEPYLLQIGFLQRTPRGRMVTEQAYHYFGLEASGD from the coding sequence ATGGAAGAGAGAATTGTTTCTTCAGAGGAACGTCAAGATGAAGCAAACATCGAGTTAAGCCTGCGCCCTGAAGTGTTAGATGAATACATTGGTCAAACTTCCGTAAAAGATAATTTGCGGATATTTATTAAAGCTGCAAAGCTCCGCAATGAGCCGCTTGATCATGTCCTGCTTTATGGGCCTCCTGGTCTTGGTAAGACGACCTTGGCTTCAATTATTGCAAACGAGATGGAAGTTAATTTGAGGACAACCAGTGGTCCTGCGATCGAACGCCCGGGAGATTTAGCAGCCATTCTAACTTCATTAGAACCTGGTGATGTGTTATTTATAGACGAGATACATAGACTTTCACGTGCCATTGAAGAGATTTTATATTCGGCGATGGAAGACTTTTGCTTAGACATCGTGATTGGAAAAGGAGAGGTGGCGAGGTCTGTTCGGCTGGACCTTCCTCCTTTTACGCTTATAGGAGCAACTACAAGAGCCGGGTCTTTGTCAGCTCCGCTTAGAGATCGTTTTGGAGTACTCGCTAGGCTTGAATATTATAAACCGGATGAACTTGGTGAAATTGTAAGGCGTACCGGTGATGTATTTGGCGTAAAGGTTGATGATTTATCAGCTGAGGAAATTGCAAGAAGATCAAGAGGAACACCGAGGATCGCAAACCGTCTTTTAAGGAGGGTTCGGGATTTTGTACAAGTGGAAGGCAAAGATACCATTTCGCTGCCCATCTGCCAAAAAGCACTTGAACTTCTGCAAGTAGACCGTTTAGGTTTGGACCATATTGACCATAAATTATTACTAGGGATCATTCACACGTACAAGGGCGGTCCTGTCGGGCTAGAGACCATTTCGGCTACAATAGGAGAAGAGTCCATGACGATTGAAGATGTGTATGAACCGTATCTTCTGCAGATTGGTTTTTTACAGCGTACCCCTCGTGGACGGATGGTAACTGAACAAGCCTATCATTATTTTGGACTGGAGGCGTCCGGAGATTGA
- a CDS encoding DUF2905 domain-containing protein yields MNRLLIIAGIVLIIIGLVGTYIGKLPGDMVWKKGNTTVYFPIMTSIIISVVLSLIFMIIGRFK; encoded by the coding sequence TTGAATCGGCTCTTAATTATTGCAGGAATCGTTCTGATTATAATAGGATTAGTAGGTACGTATATTGGCAAACTTCCTGGTGATATGGTTTGGAAAAAAGGAAACACAACTGTTTATTTTCCAATCATGACTTCCATTATCATCAGTGTTGTTCTTTCCTTGATCTTTATGATTATAGGTCGATTTAAATAG
- the queA gene encoding tRNA preQ1(34) S-adenosylmethionine ribosyltransferase-isomerase QueA, whose product MNVNDFDFHLPEELIAQTPLENRTSSRLMVLDRSQEKIEHKHFYDLKQSLKEGDCLVLNDTRVLPARLFGQKSDTGAKVEVLLLKEEGNDTWETLVKPAKRIKPGTEITFGDGRLKAVCTGESYHGGRQLKFIYSGIFYELLDDLGQMPLPPYIKEQLEEKDRYQTVYAVHQGSAAAPTAGLHFTTEMIEDIKAMGVHVTFITLHVGLGTFRPVSVENIFEHDMHAEFYQITKGTAELLNEVKAAGGRIITVGTTSTRTLETVANKFDGEFKEDSGWTDIFIYPGYTFKAIDGLITNFHLPKSTLIMLVSAFATKDFVLRAYHEAVEEKYRFFSFGDAMLIL is encoded by the coding sequence ATGAACGTAAATGATTTTGATTTCCATCTGCCTGAAGAACTAATCGCTCAGACACCTTTGGAGAACAGAACTTCTTCTAGGCTGATGGTGTTAGATAGATCACAAGAAAAAATTGAGCATAAACATTTTTATGATTTAAAGCAGTCCTTAAAAGAAGGAGACTGCCTTGTTTTAAATGATACACGTGTTCTGCCAGCAAGACTTTTTGGGCAAAAGTCTGATACAGGTGCAAAGGTTGAAGTTCTTCTTTTAAAAGAAGAAGGAAACGACACATGGGAGACATTGGTTAAACCAGCAAAGCGCATAAAGCCTGGAACGGAAATCACGTTTGGAGACGGACGCTTAAAAGCGGTCTGTACGGGTGAGAGCTACCATGGCGGCAGGCAGTTAAAGTTTATCTACTCAGGGATATTCTATGAACTTCTCGATGACCTTGGGCAGATGCCGCTTCCTCCTTATATTAAAGAACAGCTTGAAGAGAAAGACCGCTATCAAACGGTTTATGCTGTGCATCAAGGATCAGCAGCAGCACCGACTGCTGGACTGCATTTTACAACTGAGATGATTGAAGATATTAAAGCGATGGGTGTACATGTTACGTTTATAACGCTACACGTGGGATTAGGCACGTTTCGTCCTGTGAGTGTAGAAAACATTTTCGAACATGACATGCATGCAGAGTTTTATCAGATTACAAAAGGGACAGCTGAACTACTGAATGAAGTTAAAGCGGCTGGCGGAAGGATCATTACCGTTGGAACTACGAGTACTCGTACACTTGAAACGGTAGCAAACAAATTTGATGGAGAGTTTAAGGAAGACTCGGGCTGGACAGATATCTTTATTTATCCGGGATATACGTTTAAAGCGATCGACGGTCTGATCACAAACTTTCATCTGCCGAAATCAACGTTAATTATGTTGGTGAGCGCATTCGCAACGAAAGATTTCGTTTTAAGAGCATATCATGAAGCCGTTGAAGAAAAGTATCGTTTTTTCAGTTTCGGTGACGCGATGCTTATACTTTAA
- the tgt gene encoding tRNA guanosine(34) transglycosylase Tgt, producing MKPAVTYELIKTCKQSGARLGKVHTPHGTFETPIFMPVGTLATVKTMSPEELKELGAEIILSNTYHLWLRPGHDIVKEAGGLHKFMNWDRPILTDSGGFQVFSLSDLREIKEEGVHFRNHLSGEKLFLSPEGAMEIQNALGSDIMMAFDECPPYPAEYEYMKASVERTSRWAERCLKGHARPQDQALFGIVQGGEYEELRKQSARDLVSLDFPGYAVGGLSVGEPKDVMNRVLDFTTPHLPENKPRYLMGVGSPDSLIDGAIRGIDMFDCVLPTRIARNGTCMTSEGRLVVRNAKYARDFRPIDEKCDCHVCRTYSRAYIRHLVKANETFGFRLTSYHNLYFLVNLMKQVRQAIMEDRLLDFRNEFFEMYGFNKPNARNF from the coding sequence ATGAAACCAGCAGTAACTTATGAACTAATTAAAACGTGTAAACAGTCAGGAGCTAGACTCGGGAAAGTCCATACCCCGCATGGAACGTTCGAGACTCCTATCTTTATGCCTGTTGGAACGTTAGCTACGGTAAAAACGATGAGTCCTGAAGAACTAAAAGAGCTCGGTGCAGAGATTATCCTGAGCAATACGTATCACCTTTGGCTAAGACCGGGCCATGATATCGTAAAAGAAGCAGGAGGACTGCATAAATTTATGAATTGGGATCGTCCGATTCTCACAGATTCAGGTGGCTTTCAAGTTTTTTCTTTAAGTGACCTTAGAGAGATTAAGGAAGAAGGCGTTCACTTCAGAAACCACCTTAGTGGTGAAAAACTTTTCTTAAGTCCTGAGGGAGCAATGGAGATTCAAAATGCACTAGGCTCCGATATTATGATGGCATTTGACGAGTGCCCGCCATATCCAGCTGAATATGAGTATATGAAGGCATCTGTAGAACGTACGAGCCGTTGGGCTGAACGTTGCTTAAAAGGACATGCTAGACCTCAGGATCAAGCTCTGTTCGGTATTGTTCAAGGCGGAGAGTACGAAGAGCTTAGAAAACAAAGTGCTAGAGACCTTGTATCACTTGATTTTCCTGGCTATGCCGTTGGAGGTCTTTCTGTAGGAGAACCAAAAGATGTGATGAACCGAGTGTTAGATTTCACTACTCCGCATCTTCCGGAAAACAAGCCTCGTTATTTGATGGGTGTTGGGTCTCCAGATTCACTTATTGACGGTGCGATTAGAGGAATAGATATGTTCGACTGTGTTCTGCCTACTCGTATCGCAAGAAATGGGACATGTATGACAAGCGAAGGAAGACTCGTGGTTCGAAACGCAAAGTATGCACGAGACTTCCGTCCAATCGATGAAAAGTGTGATTGCCATGTGTGCAGAACGTATTCCAGAGCGTATATTCGTCATCTTGTAAAAGCAAACGAAACATTCGGATTTAGATTAACAAGTTACCACAATCTTTATTTTTTGGTAAACTTAATGAAGCAAGTAAGACAAGCGATCATGGAAGACAGGCTTCTTGACTTTAGAAATGAATTTTTCGAAATGTACGGCTTTAATAAACCAAACGCTCGTAACTTTTAA
- the yajC gene encoding preprotein translocase subunit YajC encodes MGNLGGILPIILMFAIFYFLLIRPQQKRQKAVREMQSNLKKGDKVVTIGGLHGTLDSIDDNVAVIRSNDGAKLTFDRNAIREVKEEAAL; translated from the coding sequence ATGGGAAATCTTGGAGGAATATTACCGATTATTTTAATGTTTGCTATTTTTTATTTCCTGTTGATCCGACCGCAGCAAAAAAGACAGAAAGCGGTTCGTGAAATGCAGTCTAATCTGAAAAAAGGCGACAAAGTAGTAACTATCGGTGGATTGCACGGAACGCTGGATAGCATTGATGACAATGTTGCAGTTATTCGTTCAAATGATGGTGCAAAACTAACATTTGACCGCAACGCGATTCGTGAAGTAAAAGAAGAAGCTGCTCTATAG
- a CDS encoding TIGR04086 family membrane protein — MGIKHMASSMGRGLIAVLLMILLCSLVLSLILRFTGLTEASLKWVTIGLSFLSLFIGGMISGKKGQSKGWLLGGGTSILFSFLVFLIQYLGYQSTFNSSQYMYHGLFLLLAMIGGIMGVNLSSHKQTYK, encoded by the coding sequence ATGGGGATTAAGCATATGGCTTCTTCTATGGGACGGGGTTTGATAGCAGTACTTCTTATGATTTTGCTATGCAGTTTGGTTCTTTCACTGATATTACGATTTACCGGACTGACAGAAGCATCACTCAAATGGGTAACGATCGGCTTATCTTTTTTATCATTATTTATTGGCGGGATGATTTCTGGAAAAAAAGGACAAAGTAAAGGCTGGCTTTTAGGCGGCGGTACAAGTATTCTGTTCTCTTTTCTTGTTTTCCTCATTCAATATTTAGGTTACCAAAGTACATTTAACTCTTCTCAGTATATGTATCATGGGCTTTTTCTTCTGTTAGCAATGATCGGCGGTATTATGGGCGTTAACTTAAGTAGTCATAAGCAAACATATAAATAA
- a CDS encoding DUF421 domain-containing protein, with product MELYTIIFRTLFIYFLIMVIFRMMGKREIGKLSIIDFVVSIMIAELAVISIEDPKIPMLNSLVSIFVLLGIQLLLALVSLKSRRMREIVDGKPSLIIREGEVDEEEMKKQRYNFDDLLTQLRENNIKSLNEVEFGVLETTGKLSVIKKNEDSNKTPFQMILPLILDGKMLEDNLEKMDKTPFWLRQELKKVGYKDIKTISFCTINDDGSLYVDEMNKKK from the coding sequence ATGGAGCTTTATACGATTATATTTAGAACGCTTTTTATATATTTTTTAATTATGGTTATCTTTCGTATGATGGGTAAACGAGAGATAGGAAAATTGTCCATTATTGATTTTGTCGTATCCATCATGATTGCTGAGTTAGCGGTCATATCCATTGAAGATCCGAAAATTCCAATGTTAAATTCCCTCGTATCCATTTTTGTATTGCTTGGTATTCAGCTTTTGTTAGCTTTAGTCTCTTTGAAGAGCAGAAGAATGAGAGAGATTGTTGACGGAAAACCTTCTTTAATCATTCGTGAAGGTGAAGTAGATGAAGAAGAAATGAAAAAACAACGATATAATTTTGATGACCTTCTCACACAATTAAGAGAGAACAACATAAAAAGTTTAAATGAAGTGGAATTTGGTGTTTTAGAAACAACAGGAAAACTATCTGTAATTAAGAAAAATGAAGATTCAAACAAGACTCCGTTCCAGATGATCTTACCACTTATATTGGACGGGAAAATGTTAGAGGACAACTTAGAAAAAATGGACAAAACTCCTTTTTGGCTGAGACAAGAGCTGAAAAAAGTTGGTTATAAAGATATTAAAACCATTTCCTTCTGCACAATTAACGATGATGGATCACTATATGTTGATGAAATGAATAAGAAAAAATAA